GCAAAGATTTCCTGCTTTAAAGGCTTGTTCTCAAGTGCCCCGTCTGGACCGCCGCCAATGGCCTCAATGATCAGGTCACAGTCCTTCAGGTCTTCCACCTTTGTCGTGAAAGTAAGTCTGGCCAGGGCCTGGTCCATTTCCTCCTGGGTTTGCTTCCCTCTCTCAACACCACCCTTAAAACCAAACCGGCCATTGATGATGGTGTCCTTCGCCTTTTCGCAAATTTCATCGCTTAAGTCGCGGACGATGACATTGAAGCCGGCCAGAATAGCCGATTGGGCAATGCCGCCGCCCATTACACCAGCGCCCATAATCCCAATGCACTTAACGTCTTCCAGTTTCATTTGTACCTCCCTTGTACTAGTGGTGTTTTTTTTTGTTGGTAAAAATACCAATATGCGTGAGGTTTGAATGATAGGTTAAAAAGACCCTCTTCCCTGCTTCATATCACCAAAAAAGTAGATAGATTAAATAGATATTCATTGCAGACATATCCAGACAGATAACTCTTACCTCAATCTGTCATAACTATCAATAGATTTTTTTTCGACCCTCTTGTGAGCAATACCGCCTTTGCCGGTCTTTAGACTCTGACCGGGGACCGAATACTAGTCCTGGCGCTCTAGCCCGCAACACTGGCAAATCATAATCTCTGACTCCCTTGACATTGTCAGTGAAGGGGTGTGGGGGCGGAGGCCCCACTCCTAAAGGTCATGAGGTGTTGGCCGGACAAATTTCCGCTGACTAGTTTGACACACAAGACTCATTCCTTATATACTCCACCACCATTATCCAGGTTCTCATTGCTGAGCCTTATTATATGATGGCATAACCTATCTCTTGATGATCAGCGCGTTGGTGCAAAAAAAGAAAGGATTCATGATGAAAAGTCAAAAATTTTTCGACGAGGCTTTAACGGCAGCGTATAAAAGAATGCATCGCTATACCTGAGCTGAAGCTGCCTTGCAAGGCTTGCAAGCCATGTGGGACCTGCCTTCAGAAGGATACTGCTGGGCCACTGCCGGTTATATGGGGGCCATTGCATCAGGACAAACCTCATGTGGTCTTTTAATCGGGGCGGGCATCGCCATCGGCCTTCGCTGCGGTCAGGGGAAAGACGGTATCCCTGAAGAACACCAGGACGAAAGAAACAAGGCCATCGGCGCCGTGGCCAGGCTGTATCAGGATTTTTTAAAAGAATTCGGCAGCACGGATTGCAAGACTCTAAGTAAATGTGATTTCGCCAATCCGGACGATCGCAATCAATACATCCAAGACAAGCTTTGGAAAACGACCTGCGATGTTTTTTTAGGTTTTGTGATGAAAAAATGCATCGAGATGGAAAGCGAAAGCAAGATATAAATGGCTGACCTTTGGTCGCTCATACATATGACCAGGCCATAAACCTCTGTGAGAAATCTCTTCCAGAGAATACAGTCTAAAAGGGAGGAAGATATCAGATGCCTTATTCTTCAATTATTCTTGAATTAAGAGAGCAAAAGGCTGTACTTACTTTAAACCGGCCGGAAGCCATGAATGCCATGAATGAACAGTTAAATCAGGAGGCTTGCTGCGCGCTGGAGGAGATAAAGGAGAACAAAGGTGTTGACGTTATCATCATTACAGGAGCCGGGCGGGCCTTTTGCGCCGGACTTGATCTTAAGGAGCTTGAGGAGAAAAAGAAGCTGCGCACCACCGGTTTCTCTATGTTGGGTGAAATTTTGAGGATGAACCGGCCCACTATTGCGGCGGTGAACGGTTTTGCCATCACCGGTGGTTTTGAACTGGCCCTTTCCTGCGACATCATCGTTGCCTCGGACAAGGCCATGTTTGCCGATACGCACGCCCGGGTTGGGGTTCTTCCAGGCGGAGGCCTGAGTCAGATACTGCCGCGGCTGGTTGGGATCAAGAAGGCTAAGGAGCTTTCCTTTACTGGAAATTACATGACGGCTCAAGAAGCTTTTCAGCTTGGCTTGGTCAATAAAGTGGTGTCTCCAGAGGAGTTGATGCCTGCTGCTGAGAAGCTGGCTGACGACATCATCAGCGCGGACCAGCGAACCGTGCGTAAGCTCAAGAGAGTAATTGACAAGGGTCAGGGGATGAGCCTTGAAGACGCCCTCATGATGGAGCATTATGAACATCTGCGCCACATAAACGATGTTGAGTTTGAGGAAATGGGGCGGCGGCGCGTCAACATCCTTGAGAGAGGTAGAGAGCAGGCTAAAAAAGACAGTTAGCCCTTAGTAATCAGATTAAAGAGAAAAGAAAGGTTCGTTGCCATGACCACACCATAACCCCCCGGCTTCAAAGGCCTCTAGCTTTATTACCTTCCGTCTCTTCTCAACGAATTAACAATCCCTTCGAGCGTTTTTACTTTTTCCTTGACATCCCTAATGATACTTTCTTATGTTTTTCAATGTGATTATCCCGAGATAATTAATATTTAATGAAGACACGAGTTAGATGTGCGGAGGTAAGCTGCGATATGGAAATTGAAGGTAAGACCGCCATTATCACAGGCGGCGGAACCGGCGTCGGCCGTGCTACCGGGCTTGCGCTCGCCA
The window above is part of the Deltaproteobacteria bacterium genome. Proteins encoded here:
- a CDS encoding 3-hydroxyacyl-CoA dehydrogenase (Converts (S)-3-hydroxyacyl-CoA to 3-oxoacyl-CoA) — its product is MKLEDVKCIGIMGAGVMGGGIAQSAILAGFNVIVRDLSDEICEKAKDTIINGRFGFKGGVERGKQTQEEMDQALARLTFTTKVEDLKDCDLIIEAIGGGPDGALENKPLKQEIFAELDKVVKKDAVFASNTSFFTIADLAANTERKDIFIGMHLFSPANIMKLVEVTYTQDTSEEAIKLIEDLSKS
- a CDS encoding C_GCAxxG_C_C family protein → MQGLQAMWDLPSEGYCWATAGYMGAIASGQTSCGLLIGAGIAIGLRCGQGKDGIPEEHQDERNKAIGAVARLYQDFLKEFGSTDCKTLSKCDFANPDDRNQYIQDKLWKTTCDVFLGFVMKKCIEMESESKI
- a CDS encoding enoyl-CoA hydratase; this encodes MPYSSIILELREQKAVLTLNRPEAMNAMNEQLNQEACCALEEIKENKGVDVIIITGAGRAFCAGLDLKELEEKKKLRTTGFSMLGEILRMNRPTIAAVNGFAITGGFELALSCDIIVASDKAMFADTHARVGVLPGGGLSQILPRLVGIKKAKELSFTGNYMTAQEAFQLGLVNKVVSPEELMPAAEKLADDIISADQRTVRKLKRVIDKGQGMSLEDALMMEHYEHLRHINDVEFEEMGRRRVNILERGREQAKKDS